One genomic region from Danio aesculapii chromosome 24, fDanAes4.1, whole genome shotgun sequence encodes:
- the dcun1d3 gene encoding DCN1-like protein 3 translates to MGQCVTKCKNPTSSLGSKSGDKDGKSHGKKGGGGTHKEEVAKSSAEVIINGTKVSEGTVEGPVAPVISAVDVRRDQSAQDGDGVSIDRIHKMFLCYKDEHEDSILEEGMERFCNDLCVDPAEFKVLVLAWKFQAATMCKFTRREFVDGCKAIQADSIPGICSRFSVLLEESRGEESFKDLYRFTFQFGLDAEQGQRSLQRSIAIALWRLVFTLDTPPVLERWLDFLSENPCAVRGISRDTWNMFLNFTQSIGQDLSNYSEDEAWPSLFDSFVEWETERRRREHTETDPNGDCEASSM, encoded by the exons ATGGGGCAGTGTGTGACTAAATGTAAAAACCCCACGTCCTCTCTGGGCAGTAAAAGCGGAGACAAGGATGGCAAGTCTCATGGGAAGAAAGGCGGTGGCGGGACGCACAAGGAGGAGGTTGCCAAATCATCTGCCGAGGTCATAATTAATGGCACCAAAGTGTCGGAGGGGACAGTGGAAGGTCCCGTAGCTCCGGTTATCTCAGCGGTGGATGTGCGGCGTGATCAGTCTGCACAGGACGGGGACGGAGTCTCCATCGATCGGATACATAAGATGTTCTTGTGTTATAAGGACGAACATGAAGACTCTATCCTGGAGGAGGGCATGGAGCGCTTCTGCAATGACCTGTGCGTCGATCCGGCTGAGTTCAAAGTTCTGGTGCTGGCGTGGAAATTCCAGGCTGCTACCATGTGCAAGTTTACAAG GAGGGAGTTTGTGGACGGCTGTAAGGCGATCCAGGCTGACAGCATCCCGGGAATCTGCTCTCGGTTCTCCGTGCTGCTAGAGGAGTCCCGTGGAGAAGAGAGTTTCAAGGACCTCTACCGCTTCACCTTCCAGTTCGGTCTGGACGCAGAGCAGGGCCAGCGGTCTCTGCAGCGCTCCATCGCCATCGCTCTGTGGAGGCTGGTCTTCACGCTGGACACTCCGCCGGTGCTGGAGCGCTGGCTAGACTTCCTGTCAGAGAACCCGTGTGCCGTCCGCGGCATCTCTCGGGACACCTGGAACATGTTTCTGAACTTCACGCAGAGCATCGGCCAAGATCTCAGCAACTACAGTGAGGATGAGGCCTGGCCGAGTCTGTTTGACTCCTTTGTGGAGTGGGAGACGGAAAGACGGAGACGGGAACACACCGAAACAGACCCCAATGGAGACTGCGAAGCCTCGTCCATGTGA